From Mycolicibacterium nivoides, a single genomic window includes:
- the zomB gene encoding flagellar motor control protein ZomB, producing MQLSTSADRITLRRLAGGVGDRLSRWPVFPYDVTVRISLWVSVVVVAGLFGWGAWQRRWIADDGLIVLRTVRNLLAGNGPVFNAGERIEANTSTVWTYLVTLGAWLGGPVRMEYVALAFALTLSVLGVVLAMLGTGRLYAPSLQGRRALLLPAGALVYIAVPPARDFATSGLENGLVLAYLGLLWWMMVCWSQALRAAPKTAGRGSPKTAPGPVSSRYFEGALAAVAGLSVLIRPELALIGGGALVMMLIAARGWRRRVLILVAGGLLPVAYQIFRMGYYALIVPGTAVAKDASGAKWSQGFTYLSNFNQPYLLWVPVMLLAALSAVLLTTRTRPWWVRHQVPRGYGWLARTVQSPAAVVLFMFVSGLLQAIYWVRQGGDFMHGRVLLTPLFCMLMPVAVIPVVLPDGTKFTRETGYLLAAATSVLWAAVVGWSIWAANSPGLGADGTRVTYTGIVDERRFYSQATGHAHPLTAADYLDYPRMRAVLTAINNTPDGALLLPSGNYDQWDVVPAYPPPPDLSPADRRALRTPHTVFFTNMGMLGMNVGLDVRVIDQIGLTNPLAMHTQRLTDGRIGHDKNLFPDWAVAEGPFLKTRPYIPAYLDEEWIAQAEAALACPATESMLNSVRGEMSPRRFLSNLGHAYEFTKYRIDRVPLYDLKRCGLPVPEPKNPPYTGMPATGP from the coding sequence GTGCAGCTGTCTACTTCAGCTGACCGAATCACTCTGCGCCGCCTGGCGGGCGGCGTCGGTGACCGGTTGTCGCGCTGGCCGGTGTTTCCGTACGACGTCACGGTACGGATCAGCCTGTGGGTGAGTGTGGTCGTGGTCGCCGGGCTGTTCGGCTGGGGCGCCTGGCAGCGCCGCTGGATCGCCGACGACGGCCTGATCGTGCTGCGCACGGTGCGGAACCTGTTGGCGGGCAACGGCCCTGTCTTCAACGCGGGTGAGCGGATCGAGGCCAACACCTCAACGGTGTGGACCTACCTGGTGACGCTGGGCGCATGGCTCGGCGGCCCGGTGCGGATGGAGTACGTGGCGCTGGCCTTCGCGCTGACGCTGAGCGTGCTCGGCGTCGTGCTGGCGATGCTGGGCACCGGCCGGCTGTACGCCCCGAGCCTGCAAGGCCGCCGGGCGCTGCTGCTGCCCGCGGGTGCGCTGGTCTACATCGCGGTCCCGCCGGCCCGCGACTTCGCCACCTCGGGGCTCGAAAACGGTTTGGTGCTGGCCTATTTGGGCCTGCTGTGGTGGATGATGGTGTGCTGGTCGCAGGCTTTGCGCGCGGCTCCCAAAACAGCCGGTCGTGGCAGCCCGAAGACTGCGCCGGGTCCGGTCTCCAGCCGGTACTTCGAAGGAGCGCTGGCCGCCGTCGCCGGGCTGAGCGTGCTGATCCGCCCCGAGCTGGCGTTGATCGGCGGGGGCGCACTGGTCATGATGCTGATCGCGGCGCGAGGCTGGCGCCGCCGCGTCCTGATCCTGGTGGCCGGTGGACTGCTGCCGGTTGCCTACCAGATCTTCCGGATGGGTTACTACGCGCTGATCGTGCCTGGGACCGCGGTGGCCAAGGACGCCTCGGGCGCCAAATGGTCCCAGGGCTTCACCTATCTGAGCAATTTCAACCAGCCCTACCTGTTGTGGGTACCGGTGATGCTGCTGGCCGCGCTCAGCGCCGTCCTGCTGACCACAAGGACCCGGCCGTGGTGGGTGCGCCATCAGGTGCCCCGCGGCTACGGCTGGCTGGCCCGTACCGTTCAAAGTCCGGCTGCCGTAGTGCTTTTCATGTTCGTCAGCGGGCTGCTGCAGGCGATCTACTGGGTGCGCCAGGGCGGTGACTTCATGCACGGCCGGGTGTTGCTGACACCGCTGTTCTGCATGCTGATGCCCGTCGCGGTGATACCCGTGGTGCTGCCCGACGGCACCAAGTTCACCAGGGAGACGGGTTATCTGCTGGCCGCCGCCACCAGCGTGCTGTGGGCCGCGGTGGTGGGCTGGTCGATCTGGGCCGCCAACTCGCCCGGCCTGGGCGCCGACGGCACGCGCGTCACCTACACCGGCATCGTCGACGAGCGCCGGTTCTATTCGCAGGCCACCGGTCATGCGCACCCGTTGACCGCTGCCGATTACCTGGACTACCCGCGCATGCGTGCGGTGCTGACGGCGATCAACAACACCCCCGACGGCGCGCTGTTGCTGCCGTCGGGCAACTACGACCAATGGGACGTCGTACCCGCCTACCCGCCTCCGCCCGATCTCAGCCCGGCGGACCGGCGGGCGTTGAGAACCCCGCACACCGTGTTCTTCACCAACATGGGCATGTTGGGCATGAATGTCGGCCTCGACGTCCGGGTCATCGACCAGATCGGTCTGACGAATCCGCTTGCGATGCACACCCAGCGGTTGACCGACGGCCGTATCGGCCACGACAAGAACCTGTTCCCGGACTGGGCCGTGGCCGAGGGGCCGTTCCTCAAGACCCGCCCTTACATCCCGGCCTACCTGGACGAGGAATGGATTGCCCAGGCCGAGGCCGCGCTGGCCTGTCCGGCCACCGAGTCGATGCTCAACTCGGTACGCGGGGAGATGAGCCCGCGGCGGTTCCTGTCCAACCTGGGTCACGCGTACGAGTTCACCAAGTACCGGATCGACCGGGTGCCGCTCTATGACCTGAAGCGGTGCGGACTGCCGGTTCCCGAGCCCAAGAACCCGCCGTACACCGGGATGCCGGCCACCGGCCCGTAA
- a CDS encoding decaprenyl-phosphate phosphoribosyltransferase yields MSEEAQPELGPPKNLASGLIKAIRPRQWIKNLLVLAAPLAAVGSGIEYNYADLAYKVSIAFVVFCLAASSIYLVNDARDVEADRAHPTKRFRPIAAGVVPQSLAYVLAVVLALASLGISWLLTPNLALVMAVYIAIQLAYCFGLKHQAVLDICIVSSGFLLRAIAGGVAADIPLSQWFLLVMAFGSLFMAAGKRFAELQLAERTGAKIRKSLESYTSSYLRFVWTLSATAMVLCYGLWAFGRDSANDALGLDGQDASWYAITMVPFTIAILRYAVDIDGGIAGEPEEIALKDRVLQILFLAWIGTIGAAVYFS; encoded by the coding sequence ATGAGTGAGGAAGCGCAGCCGGAGCTCGGGCCGCCCAAGAATCTGGCCTCCGGGCTGATCAAGGCGATCCGTCCGCGCCAGTGGATCAAGAACCTGCTGGTGCTGGCCGCGCCGCTGGCTGCGGTCGGCAGCGGCATCGAGTACAACTACGCCGACCTCGCGTACAAGGTGTCGATCGCCTTCGTGGTGTTCTGCCTGGCGGCATCATCGATCTATCTGGTCAACGACGCGCGCGACGTCGAGGCCGACCGCGCCCATCCCACCAAACGGTTCCGGCCCATCGCCGCAGGCGTGGTGCCGCAGTCACTGGCCTACGTGCTGGCGGTCGTGCTCGCGCTGGCCTCGCTGGGCATCTCGTGGCTGCTGACACCGAATCTGGCATTGGTGATGGCGGTGTACATCGCCATCCAGTTGGCCTACTGCTTCGGGCTCAAGCACCAGGCCGTGCTCGACATCTGCATCGTGTCCTCGGGCTTCCTGCTCCGCGCCATCGCCGGTGGCGTGGCCGCCGATATCCCGTTGTCGCAATGGTTCCTGTTGGTGATGGCCTTCGGCTCGCTGTTCATGGCAGCAGGCAAGCGGTTCGCCGAACTGCAGCTGGCCGAGCGCACGGGCGCCAAGATCCGCAAGTCGCTGGAGAGTTACACCAGCAGCTACCTGCGTTTCGTCTGGACGTTGTCGGCGACCGCGATGGTGCTCTGCTACGGCCTGTGGGCATTCGGGCGCGACAGTGCCAACGATGCTCTGGGGCTCGACGGCCAGGATGCGTCGTGGTATGCGATCACGATGGTTCCGTTCACCATCGCGATCCTGCGTTATGCCGTTGACATCGATGGTGGCATCGCCGGTGAGCCAGAGGAGATCGCGCTGAAAGACCGAGTGCTGCAGATCCTGTTCCTGGCGTGGATCGGAACCATCGGTGCAGCTGTCTACTTCAGCTGA
- a CDS encoding phosphatase PAP2 family protein, with translation MTDAPRGEDAVLVAVQSALATRPGVLSGARALSHFGEHSLGWLAVAAAGALAQPAKRKSWLAVGAGAFLAHAAAVLIKRVVRRERPHHPAIAVNVGTPSRLSFPSAHATSTAAAAVLLARTTGLPLRAVLVVPMALSRLVLGVHYPTDVVTGVAVGTLVGSVVGKTAGVGAEGDCGR, from the coding sequence ATGACCGATGCCCCGCGCGGCGAGGACGCCGTGTTGGTTGCCGTGCAGTCGGCCCTGGCCACCAGACCGGGCGTGCTGAGCGGCGCGCGTGCGCTGTCGCACTTCGGTGAACACAGCCTGGGTTGGCTCGCGGTCGCGGCCGCCGGTGCGCTGGCCCAGCCGGCCAAGCGCAAGTCATGGCTGGCGGTGGGCGCCGGTGCGTTTCTGGCCCATGCCGCCGCCGTCCTGATCAAGCGGGTGGTGCGTCGTGAGCGCCCGCATCATCCGGCCATCGCAGTGAACGTCGGCACGCCGAGCCGGTTGAGTTTCCCATCGGCACATGCCACCTCGACCGCGGCGGCCGCCGTACTGTTGGCCCGGACCACGGGTCTGCCGCTGCGCGCGGTTCTGGTGGTTCCCATGGCGCTGTCGCGCCTGGTGCTGGGTGTGCACTATCCCACCGACGTAGTGACCGGCGTGGCCGTGGGGACGCTCGTGGGTTCTGTGGTCGGAAAAACTGCCGGTGTTGGGGCCGAAGGAGACTGTGGCCGATGA
- a CDS encoding glycosyltransferase → MSDIPSGALDAAGESRAVSLLARVILPRPGEPLDVRKLYLVEDPTNARRAHAPTRTTLEIATESGISFATYFNAFPASYWRRWSTLKSVVLRVELTGTARVDVYRSKATGARITVGGAPVSSGDSSEPAAVEFEIDLTPFEDGGWIWFDITTDTAVRVHSAGWYAPTPAPGRANIAVGIPTFNRPSDCVNALAALTSDPLVDEVISAVIVSDQGTSKAKDHPGFEAAAAALGNRLTIHNQPNLGGSGGYSRVMYEALKNTDCEQILFMDDDIRIEPDSILRALAMNRFAKEPMLVGGQMLNLQEPSHLHIMGEMVDRSNFMWSAAPNAEYDHDFSKHALDDTDSDRSKLLHRRIDVDFNGWWMCMIPRQVAEELGQPLPLFIKWDDVEYGLRAAEHGYRTVTLPGAAIWHMAWSDKDDAIDWQAYFHLRNRLVISAIHWDGDVRGLLASHLKATFKHLLCLEYSTVAIQNRAMEDFLAGPDHIFSILESALPDIRAMRQQFPDAVVLPGATALPPASDLKRKKIGIPVSKPAIIVNLARGVVNQLRPHDPETHIRPQINVATQDARWFSLSRVDGVTVTTADGRGVVFRQRDRAKMFALLRASLRQQLRVVRQFDRMRKVYREALPVLTSTQKWETVLLTESAEKN, encoded by the coding sequence ATGAGTGACATCCCATCCGGCGCCCTTGACGCCGCCGGGGAATCGCGGGCCGTCAGTCTGCTGGCCCGTGTCATCCTGCCGCGACCGGGCGAGCCGCTGGACGTCCGCAAGCTCTACCTCGTCGAAGACCCGACCAATGCCCGGCGGGCGCACGCGCCCACCCGCACCACTCTCGAGATCGCCACCGAATCGGGGATCTCGTTCGCGACCTACTTCAACGCCTTCCCGGCCAGCTACTGGCGTCGCTGGTCGACGCTCAAGTCGGTGGTCCTGCGCGTCGAGCTGACCGGCACGGCCCGCGTCGACGTGTACCGGTCCAAGGCCACGGGTGCCCGCATCACCGTCGGCGGTGCCCCCGTCTCCAGCGGAGACTCTTCCGAACCCGCCGCGGTCGAGTTCGAGATCGACCTGACGCCTTTCGAGGACGGCGGCTGGATCTGGTTCGACATCACCACCGACACCGCGGTTCGGGTGCACAGCGCAGGCTGGTACGCCCCGACGCCCGCGCCGGGCCGGGCCAACATCGCCGTCGGCATCCCGACCTTCAACCGGCCTTCGGACTGTGTCAACGCCCTGGCCGCACTGACCTCGGATCCGTTGGTGGACGAGGTGATCAGCGCGGTCATCGTGTCCGACCAGGGCACCAGCAAGGCCAAGGACCATCCCGGTTTCGAGGCCGCCGCGGCCGCGCTGGGCAACCGGCTGACGATCCACAACCAGCCCAACCTCGGTGGGTCCGGCGGCTACAGCCGCGTGATGTACGAGGCGCTGAAGAACACCGACTGTGAGCAGATCCTGTTCATGGACGACGACATCCGCATCGAACCCGATTCGATCCTGCGGGCCCTGGCCATGAACCGGTTCGCCAAGGAGCCGATGCTGGTGGGCGGGCAGATGCTCAACCTGCAGGAGCCGTCACACCTGCACATCATGGGCGAGATGGTGGACCGGTCGAACTTCATGTGGTCGGCAGCGCCCAACGCCGAATACGACCACGACTTCTCCAAGCACGCGCTCGACGACACCGATTCCGACCGCAGCAAGCTGCTGCACCGCCGGATCGACGTGGACTTCAACGGCTGGTGGATGTGCATGATCCCGCGGCAGGTGGCCGAGGAGCTCGGGCAGCCGCTGCCGCTGTTCATCAAGTGGGACGACGTCGAATACGGCTTGCGCGCGGCCGAACACGGCTACCGCACGGTCACCCTGCCCGGTGCGGCGATCTGGCACATGGCCTGGAGTGACAAGGACGACGCGATCGACTGGCAGGCCTACTTCCACCTCCGCAACCGGTTGGTGATCTCCGCGATCCACTGGGACGGCGATGTGCGCGGCCTGCTGGCCAGCCACCTCAAGGCCACGTTCAAACACCTGCTGTGCCTTGAGTATTCGACGGTCGCCATCCAGAACCGGGCCATGGAGGACTTCCTGGCCGGACCGGACCACATCTTCTCCATCCTCGAGTCGGCTCTGCCCGACATCCGCGCGATGCGCCAGCAGTTCCCCGACGCCGTGGTGCTGCCCGGCGCAACCGCGCTCCCACCTGCCTCGGACCTCAAGCGCAAGAAGATCGGGATCCCGGTGTCCAAGCCGGCGATCATCGTGAACCTGGCCCGCGGGGTGGTCAACCAACTGCGCCCGCACGATCCGGAGACCCACATCCGGCCGCAGATCAACGTGGCCACCCAGGATGCCCGCTGGTTCTCGCTCAGTCGCGTCGACGGAGTCACCGTCACCACCGCCGATGGGCGGGGTGTGGTGTTCCGGCAGCGCGACCGCGCCAAGATGTTCGCGTTGCTGCGTGCCTCGCTGCGCCAGCAGTTGCGCGTGGTCCGTCAATTCGACCGGATGCGCAAGGTCTATCGTGAGGCGCTGCCGGTGCTGACCAGCACCCAGAAGTGGGAGACGGTGTTGCTGACAGAGTCGGCGGAGAAAAACTGA
- the glf gene encoding UDP-galactopyranose mutase, producing the protein MTSLSPRVATDQSSGHFDLFVVGSGFFGLTIAERVATQLGKRVLVIERRPHIGGNAYSEAEPQTGIEVHKYGAHLFHTSNQRVWDYVRQFTDFTGYQHRVFAMHDGQAYQFPMGLGLVSQFFGRYFTPDEARALIAEQASEIAGHEAANFEEKAISLIGRPLYEAFVKAYTAKQWQTDPKELPAANITRLPVRYTFDNRYFNDTYEGLPVDGYTAWLENMAADDRIEVRLDTDWFDVREELRAANPDAPVVYTGPLDRYFDYSEGRLGWRTLDFDLEVLDTGDFQGTPVMNYNDADVDYTRIHEFRHFHPERDYPADKTVIMREFSRFAKEDDEPYYPINTEADRALLSSYRTRAKAETASAKVLFGGRLGTYQYLDMHMAIASALNMYDNTLAPHLTDGAPLTTENESSKA; encoded by the coding sequence ATGACGTCCTTATCTCCCCGGGTCGCTACAGACCAGTCCAGCGGACATTTCGACTTATTCGTCGTCGGTTCCGGTTTCTTCGGTCTGACGATCGCTGAGCGCGTGGCAACGCAGCTGGGCAAGCGTGTCCTTGTTATAGAACGCCGCCCGCATATCGGCGGTAACGCCTACTCGGAAGCCGAACCGCAGACCGGTATCGAGGTCCACAAATACGGGGCCCACCTGTTCCACACGTCCAACCAGCGGGTGTGGGACTACGTGCGGCAGTTCACCGACTTCACCGGCTACCAGCACCGGGTCTTCGCGATGCACGACGGCCAGGCCTACCAGTTCCCCATGGGCCTCGGGCTGGTCTCGCAGTTCTTCGGCCGCTACTTCACCCCCGACGAGGCCCGCGCCCTGATCGCCGAACAGGCCAGCGAGATCGCCGGGCACGAGGCGGCCAACTTCGAGGAGAAGGCCATCTCGCTGATCGGGCGCCCGCTCTACGAGGCGTTCGTGAAGGCCTACACCGCCAAGCAGTGGCAGACCGACCCGAAGGAACTGCCCGCGGCGAACATCACCCGGCTGCCGGTGCGCTACACCTTCGACAACCGCTACTTCAACGACACCTACGAGGGCCTGCCGGTCGACGGGTACACCGCCTGGCTGGAGAACATGGCCGCCGACGACCGTATCGAGGTGCGGCTGGACACCGACTGGTTCGACGTCCGGGAAGAACTGCGCGCGGCCAATCCCGACGCCCCGGTTGTCTACACCGGCCCACTCGACCGCTACTTCGACTACTCCGAGGGCCGGTTGGGCTGGCGCACACTCGATTTCGATCTTGAGGTGCTCGACACCGGGGACTTCCAGGGCACCCCGGTGATGAACTACAACGACGCCGACGTGGACTACACCCGCATCCACGAGTTCCGCCATTTCCACCCCGAGCGGGACTACCCGGCCGACAAGACGGTGATCATGCGGGAGTTCTCGCGGTTCGCCAAAGAAGACGACGAGCCGTACTACCCGATCAACACCGAGGCGGACCGCGCCCTGCTGTCTTCCTACCGAACCCGCGCAAAGGCCGAAACCGCCTCGGCGAAGGTGCTTTTCGGTGGCCGGTTGGGCACCTACCAGTACCTCGACATGCACATGGCCATCGCCAGTGCGCTGAACATGTACGACAACACCCTGGCACCGCACCTGACTGACGGTGCGCCGCTGACGACCGAGAACGAAAGCAGCAAAGCATGA
- a CDS encoding N-acetylmuramoyl-L-alanine amidase encodes MQSRRPAPSILFTALAATVVIVPWAISGSEFGKDPNPSDAAPQLTQQPLDNLAVGESIREVHQDTPFSMVALTSPDLRGTSARVRARKDDGTWGPWYQAENLDGVGADTPGPRGTEPVFVGRTTTVQIAVTRAPQAPVPPPGQAAKPGPAKPALGYVPANVEAPIGQNVTAVLISPPQAPVDVGPLPTAAINPGQPPTIISRAQWGANEAMRCGNTVYDKGIRAGIVHHTAGSNDYAPEDSAGIIRSIYEYHTRELGWCDIAYNAMVDKYGQVFEGRAGGMDKPVEGSHTGGFNIDTWGVAMLGDFDVVPPTEIQVRNTGRLLGWRLGLDHIDPRGSVVLTSAGGSFTHFPRGATPTLPTIFTHRDVGITDCPGNAAYAQMDRIRDIAARFNQPPGPADLAEQMRGGAIYARWQAEGGANGMLGNPTSPEAAGEGTARYATFERGVVYWSPDSGAEPVTGAIYEAWGTLGFERGILGLPTSSEIPEPQWIVQNFQHGTLNFDREKGTVTRVVDGVPVELPPPPADQQPVQLERFTPIT; translated from the coding sequence GTGCAGTCCCGTCGCCCCGCGCCGTCGATTCTCTTCACCGCACTTGCGGCGACGGTCGTGATCGTGCCGTGGGCGATCTCCGGATCCGAGTTCGGCAAAGACCCCAACCCATCCGATGCTGCACCGCAACTCACACAGCAACCGCTGGACAACCTCGCGGTCGGCGAGAGCATCCGCGAGGTCCATCAGGACACCCCGTTCTCGATGGTCGCGCTCACCTCACCGGACCTGCGCGGAACCTCCGCCCGGGTCCGGGCCCGTAAGGACGACGGCACCTGGGGCCCCTGGTATCAGGCGGAGAACCTCGACGGCGTCGGCGCCGACACTCCCGGACCGCGCGGCACCGAACCGGTGTTCGTCGGCCGCACCACCACCGTGCAGATCGCCGTCACCCGCGCGCCGCAGGCACCCGTACCGCCGCCCGGCCAGGCCGCGAAGCCCGGGCCGGCCAAGCCGGCACTCGGCTATGTGCCCGCCAACGTCGAAGCACCCATCGGCCAGAACGTCACCGCGGTGCTGATCAGCCCGCCCCAGGCCCCCGTCGACGTCGGGCCACTCCCGACCGCCGCCATCAACCCCGGCCAACCGCCGACCATCATCAGCCGCGCACAATGGGGCGCCAACGAAGCGATGCGATGCGGGAACACCGTGTACGACAAGGGCATCCGGGCCGGCATCGTGCACCACACGGCGGGCAGCAACGACTACGCCCCCGAGGATTCGGCGGGCATCATCCGGTCGATCTACGAGTACCACACCCGCGAGCTGGGCTGGTGCGACATCGCCTACAACGCCATGGTCGACAAGTACGGCCAGGTCTTCGAGGGCCGCGCTGGCGGCATGGACAAGCCCGTCGAGGGTTCCCACACCGGCGGATTCAACATCGACACCTGGGGCGTGGCGATGCTGGGCGATTTCGACGTCGTGCCACCCACCGAGATCCAGGTGCGCAACACCGGCCGACTCCTGGGCTGGCGCCTCGGCCTCGATCACATCGACCCGCGCGGCAGCGTCGTACTCACCTCGGCCGGCGGATCGTTCACCCACTTCCCGCGCGGAGCCACCCCCACCCTGCCGACGATCTTCACCCACCGCGACGTCGGCATCACCGACTGCCCCGGCAACGCGGCGTACGCCCAGATGGACCGCATCCGCGACATCGCCGCCCGGTTCAACCAGCCACCCGGCCCGGCCGACCTGGCCGAACAGATGCGTGGCGGCGCGATCTACGCCCGGTGGCAGGCCGAAGGCGGTGCGAACGGCATGCTGGGCAATCCGACATCACCCGAGGCCGCCGGTGAAGGCACCGCGCGCTATGCGACCTTCGAGCGCGGCGTCGTGTACTGGTCACCGGACAGCGGCGCTGAGCCGGTCACCGGCGCCATCTACGAAGCATGGGGAACGCTCGGTTTCGAGCGGGGAATCCTGGGCCTTCCGACCAGTTCCGAGATTCCCGAACCCCAGTGGATCGTGCAGAACTTCCAGCACGGCACGCTGAACTTCGACCGCGAGAAGGGCACGGTCACCCGCGTGGTCGACGGTGTGCCGGTGGAACTGCCGCCGCCGCCAGCCGATCAGCAGCCGGTGCAACTGGAGCGCTTCACCCCGATCACCTGA
- a CDS encoding HAD family hydrolase, producing MTSAERAPGLIATDVDGTLLDEDEKVTPRTRAAVQAAVEAGATFVLATGRPPRWIAPVVDGLGLAPMAVCANGAVIYDPATDRIVSAHTLSVDVLGELAEIATRVIPGAGLAVERVGSSAHDAATPQFVSSPGYEHAWLNPDNTEVSVEDLLSAPAVKLLIRKAGARSADMAAELLKHIGLQGDITYSTNNGLIEVVPLGISKATGVEELAGPLGLTAGDIVTFGDMPNDIPMLRWAGRGVAMGNAHPEAVDAADEITVTNAEDGVAHVLERWWS from the coding sequence GTGACGAGTGCCGAGCGGGCGCCGGGGCTGATCGCCACCGACGTGGACGGAACGCTGCTCGACGAGGACGAGAAGGTCACGCCGCGCACCCGGGCGGCGGTACAGGCCGCGGTCGAGGCTGGGGCGACGTTCGTGCTGGCCACCGGGCGCCCGCCACGCTGGATCGCACCGGTGGTCGACGGTCTCGGCTTGGCGCCGATGGCGGTGTGCGCCAACGGCGCGGTGATCTATGACCCGGCCACCGATCGGATCGTCTCGGCCCACACGCTGTCGGTCGACGTGCTCGGCGAGCTCGCCGAGATCGCCACGCGGGTGATCCCCGGCGCGGGGCTGGCTGTGGAACGGGTGGGCTCCTCCGCGCACGACGCGGCGACCCCGCAGTTCGTCAGCTCACCGGGATACGAGCACGCCTGGCTCAACCCGGACAACACCGAGGTTTCGGTCGAGGATCTGCTCAGTGCTCCCGCGGTCAAGCTGCTCATCCGCAAGGCCGGCGCACGCAGCGCCGACATGGCCGCCGAACTGCTCAAACACATTGGTTTGCAGGGCGATATCACCTACTCGACCAACAACGGCCTGATCGAGGTGGTGCCGCTGGGCATCAGCAAGGCCACCGGTGTCGAGGAGTTGGCGGGCCCGCTGGGGCTGACCGCCGGCGACATCGTGACCTTCGGCGACATGCCCAATGACATACCGATGCTGCGCTGGGCGGGGCGGGGTGTGGCGATGGGCAATGCGCACCCCGAGGCGGTGGACGCGGCCGACGAGATCACCGTGACCAACGCCGAGGACGGTGTGGCCCACGTGCTGGAACGCTGGTGGTCCTGA
- a CDS encoding lysophospholipid acyltransferase family protein: MEPVFRSLEIAAGLAVRATGTRITFCGVDNLPATGGAVIAINHTSYVDFLPAALAATERGRRMRFMIKAEMEHVQPVGYLIKHTGTIPVDRRAGAGAYAAAVDALRRGELVGVYPEATISRAFELKDFKTGAARMALEAGVPIIPLIVWGAQRIWTKDHPKSLGRKKIPVSVVVGEPITATGSVAQIDDTLRAAMSALLGRAQQDYPAPAGAYWVPNRLGGSAPTLAEAKRLDEAELAERARRRAEHEATGKK, encoded by the coding sequence ATGGAACCGGTTTTCCGAAGTTTGGAGATCGCCGCCGGGCTCGCGGTGCGGGCGACCGGAACCCGGATCACCTTCTGCGGGGTGGACAATCTGCCCGCCACCGGCGGTGCTGTCATCGCCATCAACCACACCAGCTACGTGGACTTCCTGCCCGCCGCCCTGGCCGCGACCGAGCGTGGTCGCCGGATGCGGTTCATGATCAAGGCGGAGATGGAGCACGTGCAGCCCGTGGGCTACCTGATCAAACACACCGGGACGATCCCGGTGGACCGCCGGGCCGGCGCGGGCGCCTACGCCGCGGCGGTGGACGCGTTGCGCCGCGGCGAGCTGGTCGGGGTGTATCCGGAGGCCACGATCAGTCGCGCCTTCGAGCTCAAGGACTTCAAGACCGGCGCGGCGCGCATGGCCCTGGAAGCCGGTGTGCCCATCATTCCGCTGATCGTCTGGGGCGCGCAGCGCATCTGGACCAAGGATCACCCGAAATCGCTGGGGCGCAAGAAGATTCCGGTGAGCGTGGTGGTGGGCGAGCCGATCACGGCGACGGGTTCGGTGGCCCAGATCGATGACACCCTGCGGGCCGCCATGTCGGCCCTGCTGGGCCGGGCTCAGCAGGACTACCCCGCGCCCGCGGGGGCATACTGGGTTCCCAACCGGCTCGGTGGCAGCGCGCCCACGTTGGCTGAGGCCAAGCGGCTGGACGAGGCGGAGTTGGCCGAACGCGCGCGCAGGCGTGCCGAGCATGAAGCGACGGGAAAAAAGTGA